In Colletotrichum higginsianum IMI 349063 chromosome 3, whole genome shotgun sequence, a genomic segment contains:
- a CDS encoding Acyl-CoA desaturase: MSATTSSSATTAKQAENFPDGTSDYVPVRAAKPLDPKKPHISTQPVTLANWHKHVNWLNTTFILIVPLVGFICSYWIPLTWKTAVFAVVYYFNTGLGITAGYHRLWAHRSYKASLPLRIYLAAVGAGAVEGSIRWWSHGHRAHHRYTDTDKDPYSVRKGLLYSHIGWMVLKQDPKRMGRTDISDLNEDPVVMWQHVHFIKCVIAMGVIFPTLVCGLGWGDWLGGYVYGGILRIFVVQQATFCVNSLAHWLGDQPFDDRNSPRDHVITALVTLGEGYHNFHHEFPSDYRNAIQWWQYDPTKWCIWTWKQLGLATDLKQFRQNEIEKGRVQQLQKKLDQKRAGLDWGVPLEQLPVIDWDDFVSQAKDGRGLVAIAGVIHDVTDFIKEHPGGKALISSAIGKDATAIFNGGVYLHSNAAHNLLSTMRVGVLRGGCEVEIWKRAQYENKDMTYVTDSSGQRIVRAGDQLTRVSMPAASADAA; encoded by the exons atgtcggcgacgacttCGTCCTCCGCCACGACGGCTAAGCAGGCCGAGAACTTTCCCGATGGCACATCTGACTACGTCCCCGTTCGTGCCGCCAAACCCTTGGACCCCAAGAAGCCTCACAT CTCGACACAGCCTGTCACTTTGGCCAACTGGCACAAGCACGTCAACTGGCTGAACACCACATTCATTTTGATTGTCCCCCTGGTTGGGTTCATCTGCTCCTATTGGATTCCCCTCACGTGGAAGACGGCTGTCTTCGCTGTTGTCTACTACTTCAACACTGGTCTCGGTATCACTGCCG GTTACCATCGTCTTTGGGCCCACCGTAGCTACAAGGCCAGCCTTCCTCTGAGAATTTATCTTGCCGCtgttggcgccggcgccgtcgagggctCGATCCGATGGTGGTCCCACGGCCACCGCGCTCACCACCGATACACCGATACCGATAAGGACCCCTACTCCGTTCGCAAAGGCCTTCTCTACAGTCACATTGGCTGGATGGTCTTGAAGCAGGACCCCAAGCGTATGGGCCGGACCGACATCTCCGATCTCAACGAGGATCCCGTCGTCATGTGGCAACACGTTCACTTCATCAAGTGTGTTATCGCCATGGGAGTCATCTTTCCCACTCTTGTCTGCGGTCTTGGATGGGGTGACTGGCTCGGCGGCTATGTCTACGGTGGCATCCTCCGCATCTTCGTTGTTCAGCAGGCCACCTTCTGCGTTAACTCCTTGGCCCACTGGCTCGGCGACCAGCCCTTCGATGACCGTAACTCACCCCGTGACCACGTCATCACTGCCCTCGTCACCCTCGGTGAGGGATACCACAACTTCCACCACGAGTTCCCCTCCGACTACCGCAACGCTATTCAGTGGTGGCAGTACGACCCTACCAAGTGGTGCATTTGGACCTGGAAGCAGCTTGGCCTCGCCACAGACCTCAAGCAGTTCCGTCAGAATGAAATCGAGAAGGGTCGTGTTCAACAGCTTCAGAAGAAGCTTGACCAGAAGCGTGCAGGACTTGACTGGGGCGTTCCCCTTGAGCAGCTTCCCGTCATTGACTGGGATGACTTTGTTTCTCAGGCTAAGGATGGCAGGGGCCTTGTTGCCATCGCCGGTGTTATCCACGACGTGACCGACTTCATCAAGGAGCATCCTGGTGGCAAGGCTCTCATCTCATCCGCCATCGGCAAGGACGCCACTGCCATCTTCAACGGTGGTGTGTATCTACACTCCAACGCCGCCCACAACCTTCTTTCTACCATGCGCGTTGGTGTCCTCCGAGGTGGTTGCGAGGTTGAGATTTGGAAGCGTGCCCAGTACGAGAACAAGGACATGACATATGTCACCGATTCAAGTGGCCAGCGTATTGTCCGTGCTGGTGATCAACTTACCCGCGTGTCGATGCctgccgccagcgccgacgccgcATGA